One genomic window of Streptomyces sp. NBC_01498 includes the following:
- a CDS encoding glycoside hydrolase family 97 catalytic domain-containing protein: MTYRRARSADRLRGACATALAGVLCLGAPAAARDGARQTGPGDSGWTVTHGGPTAYVRLDPGDGSLTLAVRDGDRTLVAPSPLGVVTGDADLTRGLRLVDSAERRVRETYTTVVGKERDRTVDMAESRLTLEGAGGARIDLVVRAADDGVAYRYVLPGRADGGSDVLREASGFVLPDDAPARLSDYSVNYEQPYDATTAAGAPAGPYAYPALFRVGDAHVLLTEADVDGRYPASRLDHTAGGGSYGVTLADPAVPLPAEGSLATPWRTVIAGDLATVTGSTLVDDLAPPSRVADTSWIRPGAVAWSWLAGFGPAQRSLETQRRFVDYAAAHGWEYSLVDDGWNTTDWMPELMEYAERRGVRVLLWMHWTDLDTPAERTARLDQVEEWGAAGLKIDFMDSDSRARMEWYDAILRETADRELMVNFHGSTLPHGIQRTWPHVMTMEGVHGAEQGDVQADDMATLPYTRNVVGSMDFTPMGFQFGRRNNTEASELALSVVYESGFQNYAGSVEAYRSRPEVARFLEQVPTVWDESRLLAGAPGEEATFARRNGDRWFVGSIGAGGAGTRRVPLTFLGPGSWRVDTVRDGAAGLVRETRLTDRHDALTVPVPADGGFAALVCPAVPDRDSCDRPVDSVPAGTLSVTPERTDARPGATVGVEAEFTLDEAGPATDVTLDARTPDGWAVDGAGATADELTDGAALTASWRLTVPADAPSGTTEIPVTATYRDPSSAPGTPPLTAERAVRVFVAPEGTVYVSSLPFTAETNGWGPVERDTSNGEDGAGDGGPLRLGGTTYDKGLGVHARSEVAVALNGAYERFAAETGIDEEKPDRGSVVFEVLGDGEVLARSGTLGPADPPYAFDVDVRGVRQLTLRVTDAGDGIDSDHADWADARLRESGA, from the coding sequence ATGACGTACCGCAGGGCACGATCCGCCGACCGGCTGCGGGGCGCCTGTGCGACCGCGCTCGCCGGGGTGTTGTGCCTCGGGGCCCCGGCGGCGGCGCGGGACGGCGCGCGGCAGACCGGGCCCGGTGACTCCGGGTGGACGGTGACACACGGCGGGCCCACCGCCTACGTGCGGCTCGACCCCGGCGACGGGTCCCTCACGCTGGCCGTACGCGACGGCGACCGCACGCTCGTGGCGCCCTCGCCCCTCGGTGTCGTCACGGGGGACGCCGACCTGACGCGGGGCCTGCGTCTCGTGGACAGCGCGGAGCGCCGTGTCCGGGAGACGTACACGACCGTGGTCGGCAAGGAGCGGGACCGTACCGTCGACATGGCCGAGTCGCGCCTCACCCTGGAGGGCGCGGGCGGGGCACGGATCGACCTGGTCGTGCGCGCGGCGGACGACGGGGTCGCGTACCGCTACGTGCTCCCCGGCCGCGCGGACGGCGGGAGCGACGTGCTCCGTGAGGCGTCCGGCTTCGTCCTGCCGGACGACGCGCCCGCCCGGCTCAGCGACTACTCCGTCAACTACGAGCAGCCGTACGACGCCACGACCGCCGCCGGGGCCCCGGCCGGCCCGTACGCGTACCCCGCGCTCTTCCGGGTCGGCGACGCCCATGTCCTGCTCACCGAGGCGGACGTGGACGGCCGTTACCCCGCGAGCCGCCTCGACCACACGGCGGGCGGCGGCAGTTACGGCGTGACGCTGGCCGACCCCGCCGTCCCCCTCCCCGCCGAGGGTTCCCTCGCGACCCCCTGGCGGACGGTGATCGCGGGCGACCTGGCCACCGTGACCGGGTCCACGCTGGTGGACGACCTGGCCCCGCCCTCCCGCGTCGCGGACACCTCCTGGATCCGCCCCGGGGCCGTCGCCTGGTCCTGGCTCGCCGGATTCGGCCCGGCGCAGCGCAGCCTGGAGACCCAGCGCCGGTTCGTGGACTACGCGGCGGCGCACGGCTGGGAGTACTCCCTCGTCGACGACGGCTGGAACACCACCGACTGGATGCCGGAGCTCATGGAGTACGCCGAACGGCGCGGCGTGCGCGTCCTGTTGTGGATGCACTGGACGGACCTCGACACCCCCGCCGAGCGCACGGCCCGACTGGACCAGGTCGAGGAATGGGGCGCCGCCGGGCTGAAGATCGACTTCATGGACTCGGACTCGCGCGCACGCATGGAGTGGTACGACGCGATCCTCCGCGAGACCGCCGACCGTGAACTGATGGTCAACTTCCACGGCTCGACGCTCCCGCACGGCATCCAGCGCACCTGGCCGCACGTCATGACGATGGAAGGTGTGCACGGCGCCGAACAGGGCGACGTCCAGGCCGACGACATGGCGACGCTGCCGTACACCCGCAACGTGGTGGGTTCCATGGACTTCACCCCCATGGGCTTCCAGTTCGGCCGGCGCAACAACACCGAGGCGTCGGAACTGGCGCTCTCCGTCGTGTACGAGTCCGGGTTCCAGAACTACGCGGGCAGCGTCGAGGCGTACCGCTCCCGGCCCGAGGTGGCCCGGTTCCTCGAACAGGTCCCGACCGTCTGGGACGAGAGCCGGCTCCTCGCCGGGGCGCCGGGCGAGGAGGCGACGTTCGCGCGCAGGAACGGCGACCGGTGGTTCGTCGGCTCGATCGGCGCGGGCGGCGCCGGGACCCGGCGGGTCCCGCTGACCTTCCTCGGTCCCGGCTCGTGGCGGGTCGACACCGTACGGGACGGCGCGGCCGGACTGGTCCGTGAGACCCGACTGACGGACCGTCACGATGCGCTCACGGTCCCGGTGCCGGCCGACGGCGGCTTCGCCGCACTGGTCTGCCCCGCCGTACCGGACCGGGACAGCTGCGACCGGCCGGTGGACAGCGTGCCGGCCGGCACGCTGTCCGTCACCCCCGAGAGGACCGACGCCCGGCCGGGGGCCACGGTCGGCGTCGAGGCGGAGTTCACGCTGGACGAGGCGGGCCCCGCGACGGACGTCACGCTGGACGCCCGTACCCCCGACGGCTGGGCGGTCGACGGCGCGGGCGCGACGGCGGACGAGTTGACCGACGGCGCCGCGCTGACCGCCTCCTGGCGCCTCACGGTCCCCGCCGACGCGCCGTCCGGGACGACGGAGATCCCGGTCACCGCGACCTACCGGGACCCGTCCTCCGCGCCGGGCACGCCGCCGCTGACGGCGGAGCGCGCGGTGCGGGTCTTCGTGGCGCCCGAGGGCACCGTGTACGTCAGTTCGCTGCCCTTCACCGCCGAGACCAACGGCTGGGGCCCGGTCGAACGCGACACCTCCAACGGCGAGGACGGCGCGGGCGACGGCGGCCCGCTGCGCCTCGGCGGCACGACGTACGACAAGGGCCTCGGCGTGCACGCCCGGTCCGAGGTGGCGGTCGCGCTGAACGGCGCGTACGAGCGCTTCGCGGCCGAGACCGGCATCGACGAGGAGAAGCCGGACAGGGGCTCGGTGGTGTTCGAGGTGCTCGGCGACGGAGAGGTGCTGGCGCGCAGCGGCACCCTGGGCCCGGCGGACCCGCCGTACGCGTTCGACGTGGACGTGCGCGGCGTGCGGCAGCTGACGCTGCGTGTCACGGACGCCGGCGACGGCATCGACTCGGACCACGCGGACTGGGCGGACGCGCGCCTGCGGGAGAGCGGCGCCTGA
- the ku gene encoding non-homologous end joining protein Ku: MRSIWNGAISFGLVNIPIKLVNATESHSISFRQIHLADGGRIRYRKVCELDEEEVTSAEIGKAYEDADGSMIPITDDDLAQLPLPTAKTIDIVGFVPESSIDPLQVGSAYYIAANGVPAAKPYTLLREALKRSEKVAIAKFALRGRERLGMVRVLDDVIALHGLLWPDEIRRPEGVAPETEVSIREAELDLADALMDTLGEVELESLRDDYREAVEELIASKAAGGELRAPEEPGDRRGGKVLDLMAALEGSVRAAKQSRGEGAGEGADEDAEHAEVTRLPTRKKAAAGAKKTASKSTAGSRAGAGAAKKTAAKPAAKTASKSASKAAPAKGGEKTAAAKKAAGAGAAAKKTAAKKTTAKKAPARKRASA; this comes from the coding sequence GTGCGATCCATATGGAACGGCGCCATCTCGTTCGGTCTGGTCAACATCCCGATCAAGCTGGTCAACGCCACCGAGAGCCATTCGATCTCCTTCCGGCAGATCCATCTGGCGGACGGCGGCCGGATTCGTTACCGGAAGGTCTGCGAGCTGGACGAGGAGGAGGTCACGTCCGCCGAGATCGGCAAGGCGTACGAGGACGCCGACGGGTCCATGATCCCGATCACGGACGACGACCTGGCCCAGCTCCCGCTGCCGACGGCGAAGACCATCGACATCGTCGGATTCGTGCCCGAGTCCTCGATCGATCCGCTCCAGGTCGGCTCGGCGTACTACATCGCGGCGAACGGCGTCCCCGCCGCCAAGCCCTACACGCTGCTGCGCGAGGCCCTGAAGCGCAGCGAGAAGGTCGCGATCGCGAAATTCGCCCTGCGCGGGCGTGAGCGGCTGGGCATGGTGCGGGTCCTGGACGACGTCATCGCCCTGCACGGGCTGCTGTGGCCGGACGAGATCCGCCGGCCGGAGGGGGTGGCGCCGGAGACCGAGGTCAGCATCCGGGAAGCCGAACTCGACCTGGCGGACGCCCTGATGGACACGCTCGGCGAGGTCGAACTGGAGTCGCTGCGCGACGACTACCGGGAAGCCGTCGAGGAACTGATCGCGTCCAAGGCGGCGGGCGGCGAGCTGCGGGCGCCGGAGGAGCCGGGGGACCGGCGCGGGGGCAAGGTGCTGGACCTGATGGCGGCGCTGGAGGGCAGCGTGCGGGCGGCGAAGCAGTCGCGGGGCGAAGGTGCGGGGGAGGGCGCGGACGAGGATGCGGAGCACGCCGAGGTGACGCGGCTGCCGACCCGCAAGAAGGCGGCGGCCGGGGCGAAGAAGACGGCGTCGAAGTCCACCGCCGGGTCGCGGGCCGGGGCCGGGGCGGCGAAGAAGACGGCCGCGAAGCCGGCGGCCAAGACCGCGTCGAAGTCGGCGTCGAAGGCGGCCCCGGCGAAGGGCGGGGAGAAGACGGCGGCGGCCAAGAAGGCGGCGGGTGCCGGAGCCGCCGCGAAGAAGACGGCCGCCAAGAAGACCACGGCGAAGAAGGCCCCGGCGCGCAAGCGCGCGTCCGCCTGA
- the ligD gene encoding non-homologous end-joining DNA ligase produces MTPIAEVEGRRIALSNLDKVLYPATGTTKGEVLHYCATSAGALLAHLANRPVSFLRYPDGPAGERFFTKNPPPGTPSWVRTAAVPRSAGQIAKQVLVEDLATLIWAANLVVEFHTPQWQVDSPARADRIVFDLDPGEPATVVECCTAALWLRDRLAADGLGAYAKTSGSKGLHLLVPLEPTPSPEVSAYAKSLAVEAAAELPGLVVHRMARALRPGKVFVDHSQNSAAKTTAAPYTVRARPEPTVSTPVSWEEVGNCGAPEDLVFRVGDIAGRLERYGDLLGPLINLNRAGRLP; encoded by the coding sequence ATGACGCCAATCGCGGAGGTGGAGGGGCGGCGGATCGCCCTCAGCAATCTGGACAAGGTCCTCTATCCGGCCACCGGCACCACGAAGGGCGAGGTCCTGCACTACTGCGCGACCTCGGCCGGCGCCCTGCTGGCCCATCTGGCGAACCGCCCCGTCTCCTTCCTGCGGTACCCGGACGGCCCCGCCGGTGAGCGCTTCTTCACCAAGAACCCGCCGCCCGGCACCCCCTCCTGGGTGCGTACGGCGGCCGTGCCGCGCTCGGCCGGCCAGATCGCCAAGCAGGTGCTGGTGGAGGACCTGGCGACGCTGATCTGGGCGGCGAACCTGGTCGTGGAGTTCCACACCCCGCAGTGGCAGGTCGACAGCCCGGCCCGCGCCGACCGCATCGTCTTCGACCTGGACCCCGGCGAGCCCGCGACCGTCGTGGAGTGCTGCACGGCGGCGCTCTGGCTGCGCGACCGGCTGGCGGCCGACGGGCTGGGCGCGTACGCGAAGACGTCCGGCTCGAAGGGCCTGCATCTGCTCGTACCGCTGGAGCCCACCCCCTCGCCCGAGGTCTCCGCGTATGCCAAGTCGCTCGCCGTCGAGGCGGCGGCCGAGCTTCCCGGGCTGGTGGTGCACCGGATGGCCCGCGCGCTGCGCCCCGGCAAGGTCTTCGTGGACCACAGCCAGAACTCGGCGGCGAAGACGACGGCCGCGCCGTACACGGTGCGCGCCCGCCCGGAGCCGACCGTCTCCACCCCGGTCTCCTGGGAGGAGGTCGGGAACTGCGGGGCGCCGGAGGACCTGGTCTTCCGCGTCGGCGACATCGCGGGGCGGCTGGAGCGGTACGGGGATCTCCTCGGCCCGCTGATCAATCTCAACCGGGCGGGGCGGCTGCCCTGA
- a CDS encoding zinc-ribbon domain-containing protein, translating into MIIFGTKGYIYQLAILTLVCGQCGNPSAHTLRKRVSKFTLFFVPLFPYSTKHYTQCTFCGVEHRVPNEQAEQLLAQSASQAQQGIGQQHGANPFAQGAQGGQGGGNPFSQGGQGGQGPQPGQGGNPYQR; encoded by the coding sequence ATGATCATCTTTGGGACCAAGGGCTACATCTACCAGCTCGCGATACTGACGCTCGTCTGCGGCCAGTGCGGCAACCCGTCGGCGCACACGCTGCGCAAGCGGGTCTCCAAGTTCACGCTGTTCTTCGTGCCGCTGTTCCCGTACTCGACGAAGCACTACACGCAGTGCACGTTCTGCGGTGTGGAGCACCGGGTGCCGAACGAGCAGGCGGAGCAGCTGCTCGCGCAGAGCGCGTCGCAGGCGCAGCAGGGCATCGGCCAGCAGCACGGCGCCAACCCGTTCGCACAGGGCGCGCAGGGCGGTCAGGGCGGCGGGAACCCGTTCAGCCAGGGCGGGCAGGGCGGCCAGGGGCCGCAGCCGGGGCAGGGCGGGAACCCGTACCAGCGCTGA
- a CDS encoding FtsW/RodA/SpoVE family cell cycle protein: MTATTGDPPPPEARVAKRRGVELSLLVGAVLISVLGYAAVGLALDAAAPPDALTHGAGLGLLALVAHLAVRFRAPYADPLLLPIAVLLNGIGLVLLHRLDLATPGERDAPAQLVWSTLGVALFIAVVVVLRDHRVLQRYAYLSMAAALVLMVLPIFFPAVNGARIWIRIGELSFQPGEFAKILLAVFFAAYLAANHNALACTGRRIWWFQLPSGRVLGPVVAIWLLSVVVLILERDLGTSLLFFGLFVILLYVATGRTGWIAVGLLLAGVGAVAVGWLEPHVHGRVEDWLDPFASIDAGRGPGQLAQSLFAFAAGGMFGTGLGLGRSVLIGFAAKSDFILATAGEELGLLGLTAILVLYALLVARGYRAGLGLRDPFGRLLAVGLASIVALQVFVIAGGVTGLIPLTGMAMPFLAQGGSSVVTNWVIVALLIRLSHSARRPLPEPVEAGVIAPAVVVAGPVPGTGPSTGTTATGGER; this comes from the coding sequence ATGACCGCAACGACGGGGGACCCTCCCCCGCCCGAAGCACGTGTCGCCAAGCGGCGCGGGGTCGAGCTCTCCCTCCTGGTGGGCGCCGTCCTCATCTCCGTCCTCGGTTACGCCGCCGTCGGCCTCGCCCTCGACGCCGCCGCCCCGCCCGACGCCCTCACCCACGGCGCGGGCCTCGGTCTGCTCGCTCTCGTCGCGCATCTCGCGGTCCGCTTCCGCGCCCCGTACGCCGACCCGCTCCTGCTGCCCATCGCGGTCCTGCTCAACGGCATCGGCCTGGTGCTGCTGCACCGGCTGGACCTGGCGACGCCGGGCGAGCGGGACGCGCCCGCGCAGCTCGTCTGGTCCACCCTCGGGGTCGCGCTGTTCATCGCCGTCGTGGTGGTCCTGCGCGACCACCGGGTGCTCCAGCGGTACGCGTATCTGTCGATGGCCGCCGCGCTGGTGCTGATGGTCCTGCCGATCTTCTTCCCCGCCGTGAACGGTGCCCGGATCTGGATCCGGATCGGCGAACTCTCCTTCCAGCCGGGCGAGTTCGCGAAGATCCTGCTCGCCGTCTTCTTCGCCGCGTATCTCGCCGCCAACCACAACGCCCTCGCCTGCACCGGCCGCCGGATCTGGTGGTTCCAGCTGCCCAGCGGGCGGGTGCTGGGCCCCGTCGTCGCGATCTGGCTGCTCAGCGTGGTCGTCCTGATCCTGGAACGCGACCTCGGTACCTCGCTGCTCTTCTTCGGCCTGTTCGTGATCCTGCTGTACGTGGCGACGGGCCGGACCGGCTGGATCGCCGTCGGGCTGCTGCTGGCCGGGGTGGGCGCGGTCGCCGTGGGCTGGCTCGAACCGCACGTCCACGGCCGGGTGGAGGACTGGCTGGACCCGTTCGCCTCCATCGACGCGGGCCGGGGCCCCGGCCAACTGGCCCAGTCCCTCTTCGCGTTCGCGGCGGGCGGCATGTTCGGTACGGGGCTGGGGCTGGGCCGGTCGGTGCTGATCGGCTTCGCCGCCAAGTCCGACTTCATCCTCGCGACGGCGGGCGAGGAGCTGGGACTGCTCGGGCTGACGGCGATCCTGGTGCTGTACGCGCTGCTGGTCGCCCGTGGCTACCGCGCCGGGCTCGGTCTGCGCGACCCGTTCGGACGGCTGCTCGCGGTCGGTCTCGCGTCGATCGTGGCGCTCCAGGTGTTCGTGATCGCGGGCGGGGTGACCGGGCTGATCCCGCTCACCGGCATGGCGATGCCGTTCCTGGCGCAGGGCGGCTCGTCGGTCGTCACGAACTGGGTCATCGTGGCGCTGCTCATCCGGCTCAGCCACTCGGCGCGCCGGCCGCTCCCGGAACCGGTGGAGGCGGGGGTGATCGCGCCGGCGGTGGTGGTCGCGGGGCCCGTCCCGGGCACGGGCCCCTCGACCGGGACGACGGCGACGGGCGGTGAGCGATGA
- a CDS encoding penicillin-binding transpeptidase domain-containing protein codes for MTGQIRLAAACCLLLFAALLVNAARVQVIQADSLDRNPANRRAAIDRFEQPRGRILVDGRPVTGSRDTRQQLRYERTYAQGPLYAPVTGYASQTYGTTLLENAEDGILAGTDPMLAPLPFWNDITRGRRPGGSVVTTISSAAQRAAYTGLDGRRGAVAAIEPATGRILALVSSPSYDPGRLSGTGSAVADTWRRYNDDAAQPMLNRAIRQTYPPGSAFKIVTAAAALDTGAVEDVDKPTGVPDPYVLPGTRTRLPNDTRGCDQESLAYAIKWSCNSVMAGLGVRVGLDGMVDAVGRFGFNDRRLRIPSGVAVSNFDREMSDDQLALSSIGQYDTTATPLQMAMVASAVANGGNLTYPRLVERTLDADGDTVSRTGQRSYGRAMKPSTAYRLRQLMVDAVETGTGTSAGIEGATVGGKTGTAQHGVGNSGTPYAWFISWARADGAARPAVAVAVVVEDAEAVRGDISGGGDAAPIARAVMEAALAEAR; via the coding sequence ATGACCGGCCAGATCCGGCTCGCCGCCGCGTGCTGTCTGCTGCTGTTCGCCGCCCTGCTCGTCAACGCGGCCCGGGTACAGGTCATCCAGGCCGACTCCCTCGACCGCAACCCCGCCAACCGCCGCGCCGCCATCGACCGTTTCGAGCAGCCGCGCGGCCGGATCCTCGTCGACGGCCGCCCCGTCACCGGCTCCCGGGACACCCGCCAGCAGCTGCGGTACGAACGCACGTACGCGCAGGGGCCGTTGTACGCGCCGGTGACCGGCTACGCCTCCCAGACGTACGGCACCACCCTGCTGGAGAACGCCGAGGACGGCATCCTGGCCGGGACCGACCCGATGCTGGCGCCCCTGCCGTTCTGGAACGACATCACCCGCGGCCGACGGCCCGGCGGCAGCGTCGTCACGACCATCAGCTCGGCGGCGCAGCGCGCCGCGTACACCGGTCTCGACGGCAGGCGCGGCGCGGTCGCGGCGATCGAACCCGCGACGGGCCGGATCCTCGCGCTGGTCAGCAGTCCCTCGTACGACCCCGGACGGCTCTCGGGCACGGGGAGCGCGGTGGCGGACACCTGGCGGCGGTACAACGACGACGCCGCCCAGCCGATGCTCAACCGGGCCATCCGCCAGACGTATCCGCCCGGTTCGGCCTTCAAGATCGTGACGGCCGCGGCGGCCCTGGACACCGGGGCGGTCGAGGACGTCGACAAACCGACGGGGGTCCCCGACCCGTACGTCCTGCCGGGCACCCGCACCAGGCTCCCCAACGACACACGCGGCTGTGACCAGGAGTCGCTGGCGTACGCGATCAAGTGGTCCTGCAACTCGGTGATGGCCGGGCTCGGGGTGCGGGTCGGGCTCGACGGGATGGTGGACGCGGTGGGCCGATTCGGCTTCAACGACCGGCGGTTGAGGATTCCGTCCGGGGTTGCGGTGTCCAACTTCGACCGGGAGATGAGCGACGACCAGCTCGCGCTCTCCTCGATCGGGCAGTACGACACGACGGCGACGCCGCTCCAGATGGCGATGGTCGCGTCCGCCGTCGCGAACGGCGGGAACCTCACGTACCCGCGTCTGGTGGAGCGGACGCTCGACGCCGACGGCGACACCGTCTCCCGGACGGGCCAACGGTCCTACGGGCGGGCGATGAAGCCGTCCACGGCCTACCGGCTGCGGCAGTTGATGGTGGACGCCGTGGAGACCGGGACGGGGACGAGCGCCGGGATCGAGGGCGCGACGGTGGGCGGCAAGACGGGGACGGCGCAGCACGGGGTGGGCAACTCCGGTACGCCGTACGCCTGGTTCATCTCCTGGGCGCGGGCGGACGGCGCGGCACGGCCGGCGGTGGCGGTGGCCGTGGTGGTGGAGGACGCGGAGGCGGTGCGGGGCGACATCAGCGGGGGCGGCGACGCGGCGCCGATCGCGCGCGCGGTGATGGAGGCGGCGCTGGCGGAGGCGCGCTGA
- a CDS encoding amidase, whose protein sequence is MDEALERIDRLDSGLCAFIEVWHTGARRRARAVDPRLPLAGLPFAVKGPTGIRSHAARRLIAAGAVPVGSTAVPGPGTYWQTWGRGAGGRTVNPYRADRTPGGSSAGSAVAVAAGMVPLATGSDGAGSVRIPAAWCGVFGLKTTRGLLPSPDRTGLATAGVLTRRVADAGVWLRWVAAGSAGVAGAAPRGPVAAAYSPDLGFAGTDSAVEAVVRAAVDRLVAAGVVRLDGSPGAAPALLDPREAWLALHGDGDGGGGVPGAGGAGGGGSASVREENDRRLDAYFARTPLLLTPVTPNRPHGHGGPGPDVYSTELTWAFNLSGHPAASLPAGFTPDGCPVGLQLVAERGAEAGLLAVAEAAEAALPVLRRP, encoded by the coding sequence GTGGACGAGGCACTGGAGCGGATCGACCGGCTCGACTCCGGGCTGTGTGCCTTCATCGAGGTGTGGCACACCGGGGCGAGGCGGCGGGCGCGGGCCGTGGACCCTCGACTGCCGCTGGCGGGGCTGCCGTTCGCGGTGAAGGGCCCGACGGGCATCCGGTCGCACGCGGCGCGGCGGCTGATCGCGGCGGGGGCGGTGCCGGTCGGTTCGACGGCGGTGCCGGGGCCGGGGACGTACTGGCAGACCTGGGGGCGCGGGGCCGGTGGCCGGACGGTCAATCCGTACCGCGCGGACCGGACTCCCGGTGGTTCGTCGGCGGGGTCGGCGGTGGCGGTCGCGGCGGGCATGGTGCCGCTGGCGACGGGCAGCGACGGGGCGGGCTCGGTGCGGATCCCGGCGGCGTGGTGCGGGGTGTTCGGGCTGAAGACGACGAGGGGGCTGCTGCCGTCGCCGGACCGGACGGGCCTGGCGACGGCGGGGGTGCTGACGCGGCGGGTGGCGGACGCGGGGGTGTGGCTGCGGTGGGTGGCGGCCGGGTCGGCGGGGGTGGCGGGTGCCGCTCCGCGTGGGCCGGTGGCCGCCGCGTACTCGCCGGACCTCGGTTTCGCGGGGACGGACTCGGCGGTGGAGGCGGTGGTACGGGCGGCGGTGGACCGGCTGGTGGCGGCCGGGGTCGTACGGCTCGACGGGTCTCCGGGGGCGGCCCCGGCGCTGCTGGACCCGCGCGAGGCGTGGCTGGCGCTGCACGGGGACGGGGACGGGGGCGGGGGCGTACCCGGAGCGGGCGGCGCGGGCGGGGGCGGGAGCGCGAGTGTGCGGGAGGAGAACGACCGGCGGCTGGACGCGTACTTCGCGCGTACGCCGCTGCTGCTGACCCCGGTGACACCGAACCGCCCGCACGGCCACGGGGGTCCGGGGCCCGACGTCTACTCGACGGAGCTGACCTGGGCGTTCAACCTGAGTGGCCATCCGGCGGCGAGTCTGCCCGCCGGTTTCACGCCCGACGGCTGCCCGGTGGGGCTCCAACTGGTCGCGGAGCGCGGGGCGGAGGCCGGGCTCCTCGCTGTCGCGGAGGCGGCCGAGGCGGCCCTGCCCGTCCTGCGCCGCCCGTGA
- a CDS encoding AurF N-oxygenase family protein encodes MTAAHDPEVTAPRDEERGNPFPHDALGPLRDREQVARRLLEASAKHSFDPDKDLDWDAPPEDGKWYWPPELVSLYGTPLWRRMSEEQRMDLARHEAASLASLGIWFEIILMQLLVRHIYDKPVTSEHVRYALTEIADECRHSAMFARMIQKGGAPAYPVPRAHHNVARVLKSVSTTPGSFAATLLGEEILDWMQRLTFPDERVQPLVRGVTRIHVVEEARHVRYAREELRRQMVTAPRWERELTRLTAGQAARVFSVCFVNPRVYDNAGLNRHEAVSQVRASGHRREVMQSGAKRLTDFLDDIGVLRGAGRRLWKSSGLLA; translated from the coding sequence ATGACCGCAGCACACGACCCCGAAGTGACCGCCCCGCGCGACGAGGAGCGCGGGAACCCGTTCCCGCATGACGCGCTGGGGCCGCTGCGCGACCGTGAACAGGTCGCGCGCCGTCTCCTCGAAGCCTCGGCCAAGCACTCCTTCGACCCGGACAAGGACCTGGACTGGGACGCCCCGCCGGAGGACGGAAAGTGGTACTGGCCGCCCGAGTTGGTCTCGCTGTACGGCACCCCGCTCTGGCGGCGGATGTCCGAGGAGCAGCGGATGGACCTGGCCCGGCACGAGGCCGCGTCGCTCGCCTCGCTCGGCATCTGGTTCGAGATCATCCTGATGCAGCTGCTGGTCCGGCACATCTACGACAAGCCGGTGACCAGCGAGCACGTCCGCTACGCGCTCACCGAGATCGCGGACGAGTGCCGCCACTCGGCGATGTTCGCGCGGATGATCCAGAAGGGCGGCGCCCCGGCGTACCCCGTGCCCCGTGCCCATCACAATGTGGCGCGCGTGCTGAAGTCCGTGTCCACGACGCCGGGTTCGTTCGCCGCGACGCTGCTGGGCGAGGAGATCCTGGACTGGATGCAGCGGCTGACGTTCCCGGACGAGCGCGTCCAGCCGCTGGTACGGGGCGTGACCCGGATCCATGTGGTGGAGGAGGCCCGCCATGTGCGTTACGCCCGTGAGGAGTTGCGCCGCCAGATGGTGACGGCTCCGCGCTGGGAAAGGGAGTTGACCCGCCTCACCGCAGGCCAGGCGGCCCGGGTCTTCTCGGTCTGCTTCGTCAACCCCCGGGTCTACGACAACGCGGGCCTGAACCGCCACGAGGCGGTGAGCCAGGTCCGGGCCAGCGGCCACCGCCGAGAGGTCATGCAGTCGGGCGCGAAGCGTCTGACGGACTTCCTGGACGACATAGGGGTGCTGCGCGGGGCGGGGCGGCGGCTCTGGAAGTCGTCGGGGCTGCTGGCCTGA